One genomic segment of Gossypium arboreum isolate Shixiya-1 chromosome 3, ASM2569848v2, whole genome shotgun sequence includes these proteins:
- the LOC108483705 gene encoding B3 domain-containing protein Os11g0197600-like isoform X2 — protein MSKPRRPHFLNVFSSTSSANSLRIPVGFNRNLEGRGSGSVLLKGPSGYSWNVKLVQRNDDLLFDEGWADFVADHSLECGEILVFRYDGDLVFDVKVFDQSSCEKEVAFHCKCSQAGSVFHGIVRQKRYREEDDVSLDQDCEELLKRIRQSSFESDRDEEHCGRELILATTSCQGLTSCDENHDGTILKITGKEDDLKLHGSGCIQMIGEFEEKKVAQSFNSCFPFFVRIMKRFNVSGSYTLNIPYQFAMEHLPNCKTEIVLRNLKGACWTVNSVPTTRVHTSHTLCGGWLSFVRSNEIKAGDICIFELVHKFEFRVHILRVGQEDLIRQSRKAVLDRSDSTLLKKFVKNTSKVHSKLKKVQICDNKGSKVLDKWKYGNAAKKSASVVLCSLSRSGTEKQAISGLRMMLTVDEEKAARSFASRFPSFVRIMRKFNISGSYTLKIPYKFSKEHLPYCKTQVVLRNLQGTCWTVNSLPDSKGRAVHTFCGGWMAFVRDNEIKIGDICIFELVNNYEMRVHISGSGRKGLDRQHTSL, from the exons ATGTCGAAGCCGAGGCGACCGCATTTTCTCAATGTCTTCTCCTCTACTTCAAGTGCTAACAGCCTG AGAATTCCAGTGGGATTTAATAGAAACTTGGAGGGAAGAGGTTCTGGGTCAGTTTTGTTAAAAGGACCAAGTGGGTATAGTTGGAATGTTAAATTAGTTCAAAGAAATGATGACTTATTATTTGATGAAGGATGGGCTGATTTCGTAGCAGACCATAGCCTAGAATGCGGTGAAATTTTGGTTTTTAGGTATGATGGTGACTTGGTTTTCGATGTCAAAGTGTTTGATCAAAGCAGTTGCGAGAAAGAAGTTGCTTTTCATTGTAAATGCAGTCAAGCTGGTAGCGTGTTTCATGGAATTGTGAGGCAGAAGAGATATAGGGAGGAGGATGATGTTTCATTGGATCAAGATTGTGAAGAGTTGTTAAAGAGAATCAGACAGAGTTCTTTTGAGTCCGATCGTGATGAAGAACATTGTGGGCGGGAGCTGATTCTTGCTACTACAAGTTGTCAAGGATTAACTTCCTGTGATGAAAATCATG ATGGAACCATTCTGAAAATAACTGGCAAAGAAGATGACTTGAAGCTTCATGGCAGTGGCTGTATACAGATGATAGGAGAATTTGAAGAGAAGAAAGTGGCTCAGTCTTTTAACTCATGTTTCCCCTTTTTTGTAAGAATTATGAAAAGATTCAATGTCAGTGGCTCATATACATTG AATATTCCATATCAGTTTGCAATGGAACATCTTCCAAACTGCAAGACTGAGATCGTGCTTCGGAATCTGAAAGGAGCTTGTTGGACGGTGAATTCTGTGCCTACAACAAGAGTGCATACAAGTCATACTTTATGTGGTGGATGGTTGAGCTTTGTCCGTAGTAATGAGATAAAGGCTGGAGACATTTGTATTTTTGAATTGGTGCACAAATTTGAATTCCGTGTGCATATTCTTCGGGTTGGACAGGAAGACTTGATCAGGCAAAGCAGAAAAGCAGTCCTGGACAGGTCTGATTCAACTTTACTGAAGAAATTTGTAAAGAACACTTCAAAGGTCCACTCAAAATTGAAAAAGGTTCAAATCTGTGATAACAAAGGGTCTAAGGTGCTTGACAAATGGAAATATGGTAATGCAGCAAAAAAATCTGCCAGTGTTGTGCTCTGCTCTTTGTCAAGGTCAGGCACTGAAAAGCAAG CTATTAGTGGTTTGAGAATGATGTTGACAGTTGATGAAGAAAAAGCTGCTAGGTCTTTTGCTTCTCGCTTTCCTAGTTTTGTGAGAATTATGAGAAAGTTCAACATCAGTGGTTCGTATACTTTG AAAATACCATATAAGTTTTCAAAGGAGCATCTACCCTACTGCAAAACACAAGTAGTGCTTCGTAATTTGCAAGGCACGTGTTGGACTGTAAATTCTCTCCCAGATTCAAAAGGTCGAGCTGTGCATACCTTCTGTGGAGGATGGATGGCCTTTGTTCGTGATAATGAGATAAAGATTGGTGATATCTGCATATTTGAACTTGTCAATAATTATGAAATGCGTGTGCATATATCTGGGTCGGGAAGAAAAGGGCTAGATCGCCAACACACTTCTTTGTGA
- the LOC108483705 gene encoding B3 domain-containing protein Os11g0197600-like isoform X3, whose amino-acid sequence MSKPRRPHFLNVFSSTSSANSLRIPVGFNRNLEGRGSGSVLLKGPSGYSWNVKLVQRNDDLLFDEGWADFVADHSLECGEILVFRYDGDLVFDVKVFDQSSCEKEVAFHCKCSQAGSVFHGIVRQKRYREEDDVSLDQDCEELLKRIRQSSFESDRDEEHCGRELILATTSCQGLTSCDENHDGTILKITGKEDDLKLHGSGCIQMIGEFEEKKVAQSFNSCFPFFVRIMKRFNVSGSYTLNIPYQFAMEHLPNCKTEIVLRNLKGACWTVNSVPTTRVHTSHTLCGGWLSFVRSNEIKAGDICIFELVHKFEFRVHILRVGQEDLIRQSRKAVLDRSDSTLLKKFVKNTSKVHSKLKKVQICDNKGSKVLDKWKYGNAAKKSASVVLCSLSRSGTEKQEAAISGLRMMLTVDEEKAARSFASRFPSFVRIMRKFNISGSYTLYG is encoded by the exons ATGTCGAAGCCGAGGCGACCGCATTTTCTCAATGTCTTCTCCTCTACTTCAAGTGCTAACAGCCTG AGAATTCCAGTGGGATTTAATAGAAACTTGGAGGGAAGAGGTTCTGGGTCAGTTTTGTTAAAAGGACCAAGTGGGTATAGTTGGAATGTTAAATTAGTTCAAAGAAATGATGACTTATTATTTGATGAAGGATGGGCTGATTTCGTAGCAGACCATAGCCTAGAATGCGGTGAAATTTTGGTTTTTAGGTATGATGGTGACTTGGTTTTCGATGTCAAAGTGTTTGATCAAAGCAGTTGCGAGAAAGAAGTTGCTTTTCATTGTAAATGCAGTCAAGCTGGTAGCGTGTTTCATGGAATTGTGAGGCAGAAGAGATATAGGGAGGAGGATGATGTTTCATTGGATCAAGATTGTGAAGAGTTGTTAAAGAGAATCAGACAGAGTTCTTTTGAGTCCGATCGTGATGAAGAACATTGTGGGCGGGAGCTGATTCTTGCTACTACAAGTTGTCAAGGATTAACTTCCTGTGATGAAAATCATG ATGGAACCATTCTGAAAATAACTGGCAAAGAAGATGACTTGAAGCTTCATGGCAGTGGCTGTATACAGATGATAGGAGAATTTGAAGAGAAGAAAGTGGCTCAGTCTTTTAACTCATGTTTCCCCTTTTTTGTAAGAATTATGAAAAGATTCAATGTCAGTGGCTCATATACATTG AATATTCCATATCAGTTTGCAATGGAACATCTTCCAAACTGCAAGACTGAGATCGTGCTTCGGAATCTGAAAGGAGCTTGTTGGACGGTGAATTCTGTGCCTACAACAAGAGTGCATACAAGTCATACTTTATGTGGTGGATGGTTGAGCTTTGTCCGTAGTAATGAGATAAAGGCTGGAGACATTTGTATTTTTGAATTGGTGCACAAATTTGAATTCCGTGTGCATATTCTTCGGGTTGGACAGGAAGACTTGATCAGGCAAAGCAGAAAAGCAGTCCTGGACAGGTCTGATTCAACTTTACTGAAGAAATTTGTAAAGAACACTTCAAAGGTCCACTCAAAATTGAAAAAGGTTCAAATCTGTGATAACAAAGGGTCTAAGGTGCTTGACAAATGGAAATATGGTAATGCAGCAAAAAAATCTGCCAGTGTTGTGCTCTGCTCTTTGTCAAGGTCAGGCACTGAAAAGCAAG AAGCAGCTATTAGTGGTTTGAGAATGATGTTGACAGTTGATGAAGAAAAAGCTGCTAGGTCTTTTGCTTCTCGCTTTCCTAGTTTTGTGAGAATTATGAGAAAGTTCAACATCAGTGGTTCGTATACTTTG TATGGCTAA
- the LOC108483705 gene encoding B3 domain-containing protein Os11g0197600-like isoform X1, whose product MSKPRRPHFLNVFSSTSSANSLRIPVGFNRNLEGRGSGSVLLKGPSGYSWNVKLVQRNDDLLFDEGWADFVADHSLECGEILVFRYDGDLVFDVKVFDQSSCEKEVAFHCKCSQAGSVFHGIVRQKRYREEDDVSLDQDCEELLKRIRQSSFESDRDEEHCGRELILATTSCQGLTSCDENHDGTILKITGKEDDLKLHGSGCIQMIGEFEEKKVAQSFNSCFPFFVRIMKRFNVSGSYTLNIPYQFAMEHLPNCKTEIVLRNLKGACWTVNSVPTTRVHTSHTLCGGWLSFVRSNEIKAGDICIFELVHKFEFRVHILRVGQEDLIRQSRKAVLDRSDSTLLKKFVKNTSKVHSKLKKVQICDNKGSKVLDKWKYGNAAKKSASVVLCSLSRSGTEKQEAAISGLRMMLTVDEEKAARSFASRFPSFVRIMRKFNISGSYTLKIPYKFSKEHLPYCKTQVVLRNLQGTCWTVNSLPDSKGRAVHTFCGGWMAFVRDNEIKIGDICIFELVNNYEMRVHISGSGRKGLDRQHTSL is encoded by the exons ATGTCGAAGCCGAGGCGACCGCATTTTCTCAATGTCTTCTCCTCTACTTCAAGTGCTAACAGCCTG AGAATTCCAGTGGGATTTAATAGAAACTTGGAGGGAAGAGGTTCTGGGTCAGTTTTGTTAAAAGGACCAAGTGGGTATAGTTGGAATGTTAAATTAGTTCAAAGAAATGATGACTTATTATTTGATGAAGGATGGGCTGATTTCGTAGCAGACCATAGCCTAGAATGCGGTGAAATTTTGGTTTTTAGGTATGATGGTGACTTGGTTTTCGATGTCAAAGTGTTTGATCAAAGCAGTTGCGAGAAAGAAGTTGCTTTTCATTGTAAATGCAGTCAAGCTGGTAGCGTGTTTCATGGAATTGTGAGGCAGAAGAGATATAGGGAGGAGGATGATGTTTCATTGGATCAAGATTGTGAAGAGTTGTTAAAGAGAATCAGACAGAGTTCTTTTGAGTCCGATCGTGATGAAGAACATTGTGGGCGGGAGCTGATTCTTGCTACTACAAGTTGTCAAGGATTAACTTCCTGTGATGAAAATCATG ATGGAACCATTCTGAAAATAACTGGCAAAGAAGATGACTTGAAGCTTCATGGCAGTGGCTGTATACAGATGATAGGAGAATTTGAAGAGAAGAAAGTGGCTCAGTCTTTTAACTCATGTTTCCCCTTTTTTGTAAGAATTATGAAAAGATTCAATGTCAGTGGCTCATATACATTG AATATTCCATATCAGTTTGCAATGGAACATCTTCCAAACTGCAAGACTGAGATCGTGCTTCGGAATCTGAAAGGAGCTTGTTGGACGGTGAATTCTGTGCCTACAACAAGAGTGCATACAAGTCATACTTTATGTGGTGGATGGTTGAGCTTTGTCCGTAGTAATGAGATAAAGGCTGGAGACATTTGTATTTTTGAATTGGTGCACAAATTTGAATTCCGTGTGCATATTCTTCGGGTTGGACAGGAAGACTTGATCAGGCAAAGCAGAAAAGCAGTCCTGGACAGGTCTGATTCAACTTTACTGAAGAAATTTGTAAAGAACACTTCAAAGGTCCACTCAAAATTGAAAAAGGTTCAAATCTGTGATAACAAAGGGTCTAAGGTGCTTGACAAATGGAAATATGGTAATGCAGCAAAAAAATCTGCCAGTGTTGTGCTCTGCTCTTTGTCAAGGTCAGGCACTGAAAAGCAAG AAGCAGCTATTAGTGGTTTGAGAATGATGTTGACAGTTGATGAAGAAAAAGCTGCTAGGTCTTTTGCTTCTCGCTTTCCTAGTTTTGTGAGAATTATGAGAAAGTTCAACATCAGTGGTTCGTATACTTTG AAAATACCATATAAGTTTTCAAAGGAGCATCTACCCTACTGCAAAACACAAGTAGTGCTTCGTAATTTGCAAGGCACGTGTTGGACTGTAAATTCTCTCCCAGATTCAAAAGGTCGAGCTGTGCATACCTTCTGTGGAGGATGGATGGCCTTTGTTCGTGATAATGAGATAAAGATTGGTGATATCTGCATATTTGAACTTGTCAATAATTATGAAATGCGTGTGCATATATCTGGGTCGGGAAGAAAAGGGCTAGATCGCCAACACACTTCTTTGTGA